From one Stigmatopora nigra isolate UIUO_SnigA chromosome 8, RoL_Snig_1.1, whole genome shotgun sequence genomic stretch:
- the gemin4 gene encoding gem-associated protein 4, which translates to MIMDKGWAILQGSFLLADKLSLPASLSSLQKCDWHKVSKPVLDAMKEICSEEDLQSHHGSKAATWRKQLVCIVWLKLLSRENEEDLEEAWKKNTFFPQEKPFPEVNYTVLMELIKSLSAADVFARFLLCLPRHQMCSELEQVREHVMSSPVSEDDVQFFLDLWWQLWKGRFEQDNIEVLFAERVSHLTSQPASLTQQAAKRPRLDATALPHNMDVLSILLHTLTDLKDFILKPEHAFQALSICLDSLYTTFFTDASVSVPIKEKVLFLSKAMSIRENTDKMSSELIKEAQRDHHASYAPSQFLPNGLSSFEALKHVTALTQFWHDQHLLEACSSSPSSYSAFRLQQSIQRMSLVLEEAKVTEEEVERSQLRSLLATLTFPIFESSSEMSMRVVMTIIANKLEDYQSVAVLFAGEESWVANEEQWLDCLEKNQTAFQQCDALIQLASTLISRLQSECLEVTQCKRLLKVVTAVFTLLSLEDKNEALAAILKVSSQGFFGCSGSSNLIASFELELNMTFNCLIQGRAGAPKAEGNFSTAVSLVARVAFQNPKATLKSCCNSAIFNKGAFDLMSKILRQLTGLTVVTEPTEEGHRRRKPTRLLCRCLQEVVSSRSLSDNEKDQLLKFVALLMVPVTTDKGEKHILLLPQELVNTFVLPNFALAGDKSDLDLSLQLLNAALSTDVQEVASSSSHWVMECSPFPLLYILAQLHDQALRSWDQAPELAIHHWSMDTRELLSSTLSTLAQIVGVQIDNAPSRWSRALFWLRDKMKGLDWTVYFHLKPVWGQHFKNEVPSSLLTVCDLPEQEWSGLKLPQYGHGTGLLAWVECCTLSDSLRATMLSSLALDQNNLQHMGMFSKGLLVALTQVLPWCSISQCGRLLGTLKELITSGRLHVPFSLEYVEFLPLLDLRRVSDELCLSVLLLRVLQLLCGSSCSHWLTEDSWPHVARLYAHMLRELVNSLRDKLASPTSAASTDRLNECNRLEDDAHAVEQVPSQEVLFVLSQVFCHAQHIQVMMPGGQSEPLFLSSLEILSQYQAIMTTFPESYRLMENENTKHLFHTITENLDNREMKSVLQQKIAQLG; encoded by the exons GCTGGGCTATATTACAGGGCTCTTTCCTCCTGGCTGACAAATTATCCCTGCCGGCCTCCTTGAGCTCCCTTCAAAAATGTGACTGGCACAAGGTGTCCAAGCCAGTCCTGGACGCCATGAAGGAAATCTGTAGCGAGGAGGATCTACAAAGTCATCACGGAAGCAAGGCCGCCACTTGGAGGAAGCAGTTAGTTTGCATTGTTTGGTTAAAGTTATTAAGCAGGGAGAATGAGGAGGATCTGGAAGAAGCATGGAAGAAAAACACTTTCTTTCCCCAGGAGAAGCCCTTTCCAGAAGTCAACTACACAGTCCTGATGGAGCTGATCAAATCTTTATCAGCCGCCGACGTATTCGCCCGTTTTCTGTTGTGTCTTCCTCGCCATCAGATGTGCTCTGAGTTGGAACAGGTGCGAGAACATGTGATGAGCAGCCCTGTTAGTGAAGATGATGTCCAATTCTTTCTTGACTTGTGGTGGCAACTTTGGAAAGGCAGGTTTGAGCAGGATAACATTGAAGTTTTATTTGCGGAACGTGTTTCTCATCTTACTTCCCAGCCTGCTAGTTTGACTCAGCAGGCCGCCAAGAGGCCGAGACTAGACGCAACGGCATTACCGCACAACATGGACGTCTTGAGCATTCTCCTTCACACGCTTACAGATCTGAAAGATTTCATATTGAAACCAGAGCATGCCTTCCAAGCACTTTCCATTTGTCTGGACTCGCTTTACACAACATTCTTCACGGATGCGTCAGTTTCCGTTCCAATAAAGGAGAAAGTGTTGTTCCTGTCCAAAGCAATGAGCATCAGAGAAAACACTGACAAGATGAGTTCAGAGCTTATAAAGGAGGCTCAGCGAGACCACCATGCCTCTTACGCCCCATCCCAGTTTCTGCCTAATGGATTGAGCTCCTTTGAAGCCTTGAAGCATGTGACAGCGCTCACCCAGTTCTGGCATGACCAGCATTTGCTAGAAGCTTGTAGCAGCTCTCCGTCCTCTTACTCAGCTTTTAGACTACAGCAAAGTATTCAGAGAATGTCGCTGGTTCTCGAAGAAGCCAAAGTGACGGAAGAAGAAGTTGAGAGATCTCAACTACGAAGTTTATTGGCGACACTGACCTTCCCAATTTTTGAGAGTTCCTCAGAGATGAGCATGAGGGTTGTCATGACCATCATCGCCAACAAGTTGGAGGACTACCAGAGCGTCGCTGTGTTGTTTGCCGGCGAGGAGAGCTGGGTGGCCAATGAGGAgcagtggctggattgcctggAAAAGAACCAAACCGCCTTCCAGCAGTGTGATGCGCTTATCCAACTGGCCTCCACTCTCATTAGTCGACTCCAGAGCGAATGCTTGGAAGTCACCCAGTGTAAGAGGTTGCTCAAAGTTGTCACGGCCGTTTTCACGTTGCTCTCTTTGGAAGACAAGAATGAAGCTTTGGCCGCTATTTTGAAAGTATCAAGCCAGGGCTTCTTCGGATGCTCGGGTTCCTCTAATTTGATCGCCAGCTTTGAGCTAGAGCTCAACATGACCTTCAACTGTCTCATCCAGGGACGCGCCGGAGCTCCAAAGGCCGAGGGCAACTTTAGCACAGCGGTGTCTTTAGTCGCTAGAGTGGCCTTCCAGAATCCAAAGGCCACCTTGAAGTCCTGCTGCAATTCTGCCATCTTCAATAAAGGGGCATTTGATCTCATGAGTAAAATCCTGCGGCAGTTGACCGGCCTCACTGTTGTGACTGAACCCACCGAAGAAGGACACAGAAGGAGAAAGCCCACACGTCTACTCTGCAGGTGTTTACAGGAAGTAGTGAGCTCCAGATCCCTCTCAGACAATGAAAAAGACCAGCTACTTAAGTTTGTGGCTTTGTTGATGGTACCAGTTACAACAGATAAAGGTGAAAAGCACATCCTTCTCCTGCCTCAGGAACTTGTCAACACTTTCGTCCTGCCTAACTTCGCTCTTGCTG GCGATAAGTCTGATCTTGATCTGAGTCTACAACTTCTCAATGCTGCCTTGTCTACGGATGTCCAGGAAGTAGCCTCGTCTTCATCACACTGGGTGATGGAATGCTCACCCTTTCCTCTTCTCTACATCCTGGCGCAGCTGCACGACCAGGCACTCAG GTCTTGGGATCAAGCACCCGAGCTGGCCATCCACCATTGGTCCATGGACACCAGAGAGCTCCTGTCCTCCACACTCAGCACACTGGCACAAATTGTGGGTGTCCAGATTGACAATGCTCCAAGTCGCTGGTCCAGGGCTCTTTTCTGGCTCCGCGATAAAATGAAGGGACTAGACTGGACCGTTTACTTCCACCTGAAACCAGTATGGGGCCAACACTTTAAAAACGAAGTTCCCTCTTCGCTGCTGACAGTGTGCGACCTTCCCGAGCAG GAATGGTCGGGTTTGAAACTGCCACAGTATGGACACGGCACTGGCCTCTTGGCGTGGGTGGAGTGCTGCACCTTGTCAGACTCCCTTCGTGCCACCATGTTGTCTTCTCTGGCTCTGGACCAAAACAACTTGCAGCACATGGGCATGTTCAGCAAGGGTCTGCTAGTGGCGTTAACTCAGGTGCTGCCCTGGTGTTCCATCTCCCAGTGTGGTAGATTACTAGGAACTTTAAAGGAGCTGATTACCTCAGGTCGCCTCCATGTGCCTTTCTCCCTGGAGTACGTGGAATTCCTGCCCCTGCTCGATCTGAGGAGGGTCTCCGATGAACTCTGCCTCTCGGTCCTCCTGCTACGAGTCCTGCAGCTGCTCTGTGGATCCAGCTGCTCTCATTGGCTGACGGAAGACTCCTGGCCTCACGTCGCGAGATTATACGCTCACATGTTGAGGGAGCTGGTAAACTCGCTTCGAGATAAATTAGCCTCGCCCACATCGGCCGCATCGACGGACCGGCTGAATGAATGCAACCGTTTGGAAGACGATGCCCATGCAGTCGAACAGGTTCCGAGTCAGGAGGTCCTTTTCGTTCTCAGTCAGGTCTTCTGTCATGCTCAACACATTCAG GTAATGATGCCAGGAGGACAAAGTGAACCACTCTTCCTGTCCAGCCTGGAAATCCTCAGTCAATACCAGGCCATTATGACCACCTTCCCTGAGAGCTACAGACTAATGGAGAATGAAAACACCAAACACCTCTTTCACACCATTACAGAGAATCTGGACAACCGGGAAATGAAGTCTGTTCTACAGCAGAAGATAGCTCAACTCGGATGA
- the LOC144201034 gene encoding ceramide synthase-like has translation MWFLPLLRHTRLPSQVATLLQTLVVLFVNPTLSNPSTIMLKTLACGAVTFAALYVGFKKVLKLTFTRWSDADVLIVSERLIDAIHASLATTAGIITVTSCKDVMRDSHWVLTSFMVFGYPYSAIDLYASYMSHYHTHRLRGNTVYNTHSLKTLKGFVSSYWLTVLHHLAVLGIFLPVGVFFRRGLGDFFIGCLFITELSVAFVAISKIIVQVGLANTRLHKINSILLLVSFMICRILIFPYMYWKYGQDFDIPLHKVPSHLPWHCNVGNLAILVPQIYWFYLQLKKAQRVFRHKKLN, from the exons ATGTGGTTCCTGCCCCTCCTACGTCACACGCGTTTACCATCTCAAGTCGCAACACTGTTGCAAACGCTCGTTGTATTGTTTGTGAATCCAACATTGTCGAATCCATCGACCATTATGCTTAAAACGTTGGCTTGTGGAGCCGTCACATTTGCTGCGCTTTATGTCGGCTTCAAAAAAGTGCTCAAGTTGACTTTCACACGCTGGAGTGACGCAGATGTGTTGATAGTCAGTGAAAG GCTGATCGATGCTATACACGCATCCCTTGCCACCACAGCTGGAATCATCACAGTGACGTCATGTAAGGACGTCATGCGAGACAG TCATTGGGTGCTCACCAGCTTTATGGTGTTTGGATATCCATATTCTGCCATCGACCTTTATGCCTCATATATGAGCCATTACCATACGCACAGGCTCAGAGGGAATACCGTGTACAACACACACTCTCTGAAGACACTCAAGGGTTTCGTCTCCAGCTATTGGTTGACTGTCCTTCATCACTTGGCTGTGCTTGGTATTTTCTTACCTGTTGGCGTG ttttttcggCGAGGATTGGGAGATTTTTTCATCGGTTGCTTATTCATAACAGAACTTAGCGTGGCTTTTGTCGCCATTTCAAAGATTATTGTCCAG GTGGGCCTCGCAAACACCAGGTTGCACAAGATCAACAGCATCCTACTACTAGTGTCATTCATGATTTGCAGGATCTTGATTTTCCCTTACATGTACTGGAAATATGGGCAGGATTTTGACATCCCATTGCACAAAGTGCCATCCCATCTGCCTTGGCACTGTAATGTTGGCAACTTGGCTATCCTAGTGCCTCAGATCTACTGGTTTTACCTCCAGCTGAAGAAAGCCCAGCGAGTGTTCAGACATAAGAAATTAAACTAA
- the LOC144200224 gene encoding TLC domain-containing protein 3A-like isoform X2 → MLTAWVSGAVVFPGLFYGLGKLLKLAFRHWDDADVVTVSERIVSSIHATISTATGIAIVSSCKNVMTDSHWLVNNFMLFGSSYMATDIIAMYLSHYHFQRRQSQHGMYNSHSQQTLKNFFSKDWLLILHHLTLVLVFMPIALFLRRGLGDFFLGCFFIAEFSTPFLCMGKVLIQMGLDHTRLHTINGILLLLTFFICRILIFPFMYWMYARQVGMPVYKVPFTLPWHCNAGNLTVLAPQIYWLYLLVKKAKRTYNKHRKVT, encoded by the exons ATGCTTACTGCCTGGGTAAGTGGTGCCGTGGTGTTCCCTGGCCTTTTTTACGGGCTAGGAAAACTACTCAAGTTGGCTTTCAGACACTGGGACGACGCGGATGTGGTGACAGTCAGCGAAAG GATTGTTTCTTCTATCCATGCCACCATTTCTACTGCAACTGGGATTGCAATTGTGTCATCGTGCAAGAATGTCATGACTGACAG TCACTGGCTGGTCAATAACTTCATGTTATTTGGCTCTTCTTATATGGCCACTGACATCATTGCCATGTACCTGAGTCACTACCATTTTCAGAGGCGACAAAGTCAACACGGCATGTACAACAGCCATAGTCAACAAACACTGAAGAATTTCTTCTCCAAGGATTGGTTGCTCATCCTCCATCATTTGACCCTGGTTCTGGTTTTCATGCCCATCGCTCTG TTTCTCCGAAGAGGACTGGGTGATTTCTTCCTCGGATGCTTTTTCATCGCTGAATTCAGCACACCTTTTCTCTGCATGGGAAAAGTCCTCATTCAG ATGGGCCTTGATCACACTAGACTGCACACAATCAACGGCATCTTACTCCTCTTGACGTTTTTCATTTGCCGGATCCTGATATTTCCCTTTATGTACTGGATGTATGCGCGGCAGGTCGGCATGCCGGTCTACAAAGTGCCTTTCACTTTACCTTGGCACTGCAATGCGGGTAACCTTACTGTCCTGGCACCACAGATTTACTGGCTTTACCTCCTGGTGAAGAAAGCTAAGAGAACATATAATAAACATAGGAAAGTCACTTAA
- the LOC144200224 gene encoding TLC domain-containing protein 3A-like isoform X1 produces the protein MAELRLPCLSNQHVYVFFRLVKKSMCQFRSYGRSHGLKVRLGGRSSCLLPGIVSSIHATISTATGIAIVSSCKNVMTDSHWLVNNFMLFGSSYMATDIIAMYLSHYHFQRRQSQHGMYNSHSQQTLKNFFSKDWLLILHHLTLVLVFMPIALFLRRGLGDFFLGCFFIAEFSTPFLCMGKVLIQMGLDHTRLHTINGILLLLTFFICRILIFPFMYWMYARQVGMPVYKVPFTLPWHCNAGNLTVLAPQIYWLYLLVKKAKRTYNKHRKVT, from the exons ATGGCGGAACTGCGGTTGCCGTGTCTTAGCAACCAgcatgtgtatgttttttttaggcttgtGAAAAAGTCTATGTGTCAGTTTCGCTCCTATGGTCGGTCGCATGGGCTGAAAGTGCGACTCGGCGGCCGCTCATCATGCTTACTGCCTGG GATTGTTTCTTCTATCCATGCCACCATTTCTACTGCAACTGGGATTGCAATTGTGTCATCGTGCAAGAATGTCATGACTGACAG TCACTGGCTGGTCAATAACTTCATGTTATTTGGCTCTTCTTATATGGCCACTGACATCATTGCCATGTACCTGAGTCACTACCATTTTCAGAGGCGACAAAGTCAACACGGCATGTACAACAGCCATAGTCAACAAACACTGAAGAATTTCTTCTCCAAGGATTGGTTGCTCATCCTCCATCATTTGACCCTGGTTCTGGTTTTCATGCCCATCGCTCTG TTTCTCCGAAGAGGACTGGGTGATTTCTTCCTCGGATGCTTTTTCATCGCTGAATTCAGCACACCTTTTCTCTGCATGGGAAAAGTCCTCATTCAG ATGGGCCTTGATCACACTAGACTGCACACAATCAACGGCATCTTACTCCTCTTGACGTTTTTCATTTGCCGGATCCTGATATTTCCCTTTATGTACTGGATGTATGCGCGGCAGGTCGGCATGCCGGTCTACAAAGTGCCTTTCACTTTACCTTGGCACTGCAATGCGGGTAACCTTACTGTCCTGGCACCACAGATTTACTGGCTTTACCTCCTGGTGAAGAAAGCTAAGAGAACATATAATAAACATAGGAAAGTCACTTAA
- the usp2a gene encoding ubiquitin carboxyl-terminal hydrolase 2a isoform X3, producing MDFFIWWWHVLSYQNSKSAQGLVGLKNLGNTCFMNSILQCLSNTHSLRDYCLHNSHRRDLNNNSRTNTALMEEFAKLIQTMWSSTSSEAVSPSEFKTQIQRYAPRFVGYNQQDAQEFLRFLLDGLHNEVNRVTIRPRGTVEDFDHLPDEEKGKKMWNKYLEREDSKIVDVFVGQLKSSLTCSHCGFCSTVFDPFWDLSLPIAKKGYGEVSLMDCMRLFTKEDVLDGDEKPTCYKCKARRRCTKKFTVQKFPKILVLHLKRFSEARRTSKLSTFVNFPMKDLDLREFASENSINAVYNLYAVSNHSGTTMGGHYTAYCRNPSSGEWYTFNDSRVTPMSSSQVRSSDGYVLFYELASSSRM from the exons AACTCAAAAAGTGCCCAGGGACTGGTGGGGCTGAAAAACCTAGGAAACACT tGTTTCATGAATAGTATCCTGCAGTGTCTCAGCAACACACACAGCCTGCGAGACTACTGCCTGCACAACTCGCACCGAAGAGACCTTAATAACAACAGTCGCACTAACACGGCTCTCATGGAAG AATTTGCCAAGCTGATCCAAACCATGTGGTCGTCAACCAGCAGCGAAGCTGTAAGCCCGTCAGAATTCAAAACTCAGATCCAGAGATATGCGCCCAGATTTGTGGGATACAA CCAACAGGATGCTCAAGAGTTTCTGCGTTTCCTATTGGATGGCCTGCACAATGAAGTCAACAGAGTAACAATCAGGCCAAGAGGCACCGTCGAAGATTTTGATCACCTACC ggATGAAGAGAAAGGGAAGAAGATGTGGAATAAATACTTGGAGAGGGAAGACAGTAAAATTGTTG ACGTGTTTGTTGGGCAGCTCAAGAGTTCTCTGACCTGCAGCCACTGTGGTTTCTGCTCGACTGTCTTTGACCCTTTCTGGGATCTCTCGCTGCCTATTGCCAAG AAGGGCTATGGTGAGGTGAGCCTCATGGACTGCATGCGGCTCTTCACCAAAGAAGATGTCCTCGATGGAGATGAGAAGCCA ACATGCTACAAGTGCAAAGCAAGAAGGAGATGCACCAAGAAGTTCACCGTACAGAAGTTTCCCAAGATTTTAGTTCTAC ACCTCAAACGCTTCTCGGAAGCAAGAAGAACCAGCAAACTGTCAACATTTGTCAATTTCCCAATGAAGGATCTAGACCTCCGAGAATTTGCCTCTGAAAACAGCA TAAATGCAGTGTACAACCTGTATGCAGTGTCCAACCACTCAGGCACCACAATGGGGGGTCACTACACAGCCTACTGTCGCAACCCTTCATCAGGAGAGTGGTACACCTTCAATGACTCCAG AGTAACGCCAATGTCCTCCAGCCAAGTACGAAGCAGCGACGGCTACGTCTTGTTCTACGAACTGGCTTCTTCCTCGCGCATGTGA